The segment AACGGCTTACTGGCAGTGGGCCCAACTGCTTCGAAGAAGTGGCGCAACACATCAACAAATTTCTCCGGCGCTTCGAGCATGGGAAAGTGGCCACAAGCATGCATCGTCACGAGCCGTCCCCGCTGAATGCGAGCAAAAATCTTTTGCGCATGATCCACCGGCGCAAGCGCATCTTGTCCACCGGCTACAATGAGCACGGGCACACTGACTTCAGCAATGCCGGCGATAGCCTCCTGAAACGTTTGCTCATCCAGTGCTGAGCCGATCATAGGCCAGGCCGAGCGAGCATCAAGTTGGCTGAAATCGCGCAGCAGCATTTTTCTGGCCGCCGGCGAGAGCCGGCCAAGCCCGTAACGTTGCAAGACCACATGGCGAACGAGCGGGAGCGTGGCCATACGCTTGAGTACGAGCAAGGCTTGGACATATTTCAGCCGTCGTTGCAACACGTGATCTGAGGCTAACTCAGCTTCGGCTGCCACGAGCGATAGTGTTTGCACATCCTGAGGATGACGGTCTACCGATAAGCCAGATGCCAGGACGCCCAATCCGTGCGCAACTAGATGAACGAGTCCCAGCCGCAACGAAACGAGCAGGCGGTGTAAATCGTCGGCATGATGATCAATCGTATACGAAGCGGCTGGCAAAAACGAACGGCTTTGACCGAAACCACGCGCGTCGTAGGTGACACAGGTGTAAGTGGAACTTAATCGCTGTACGATCGGTTGCCAGTAGTTTTGTGAAAGCGCCCAATCGTTGACAAAGACAATGGGCGGCCCCTGTCCTGTGCACTGAAAATACAAATCGCCGTCTTCGACTCTGAGATACGGCATACGATGGCGGATCACTGAGACGCTTAGGCGTCCTGTACGGGGCGCTTGAATGTGTATTTCACATAGCGACTGATAGAGACCACATCAATAGATTTCTGCGAGCGGTGCACCACATAGCCATCCACATAGACATTGACTAATTCCCAGCCCTCTTCGCCTAGCTTGTTCAATCCGGCGTCTACGTTCTCGTCAATGAAGTCCTTCCCTGTCACAATCGCGCCTAATTTCCTCAGTTCGCCCCAATCCAACGTCTTGTATTGCCATTTGACCATATCGTCTCTCCTCCATCTCCTCGTCCTGTGTCAAGCCCGTCTGATCAGGCAATCGCTTACTGAGTACGCATCGGCATGGCTTCAATCGTTGGCAATGCGCGAATCACGACATCGCCTACGATCTTCAAACTTTGGGGTGAGAGTTTATCGAGCGTGTCATGTTCGGTATGCCAGTAGCGATTGAGCAAACCATAGTTGAAATCAATCAGGTCCACAGCCGGCACGCCTTTCTGCAAAAACGGCACGTGATCATCATCAATGAAACCGAGATCAGATGTGAAATGCTGACCATACCCAAGCTCGCGTGCCGTCTGCCAGATGACGTCCACCAATGAGCGGGTTGAGTAACCGTCGCGTTGAATTGCCAAATCCTTGTCCCCGATCATGTCCAACAGAATCAGCGCGCGAATCTGCCGGAGCGTGCCATCTTTTTCCCACCGTTCGACGAGATGCCGGCTGCCATACCGCGAATCCGTCGGGCTCCACTCAACAACGGCCTCCTCGCCATCGAAGAAGACAAACCAGACATGCGGCCGCTCCGGCTCCGGTCGTTGAGACAATACCCGCGCGATTTCCAATACGGCGCCGGTGCTCGATCCACCATCATTAGCGCCGACGAATCGAATGTCCGTGAACAGCTTCGTGTCATAATGACTGCCAATCAAGATGACCTCTTTCGTCCGGCCCTTGAGCTTGCCGATGATATTCATCATCGGCCAATTTCCTTTGGGCGTCTGCCCGATGAAGCGGTCTTCTTCAACTTCGATCTTGTATTGGCGGAGCTGCTCGATGATATAAGCCTGCGTCTTTTGATGCGCCTCGCTGCCGACCGGTCGCGGTCCCCAGCTCACCATTTGCTGAACGTGCGCAAACGCTCTGTCTGCGTCAAACTCACTGGCGTTCGTTCTTGCTGACTCCGCTTTCTGAGCAGTGGCTGCCGGCTTGCCTGCACAGGCGCCGACGGCACCTGAGAGAGTAACCACCAAGAGCATCCAAACGAGGTTCGCCAGCCGCTTTCTCGTCCATCCCATAAACAAACTCCTTTGCCGCCTTGATGCTAACACATCTTAGATGTCTCTCAAAGCGAAGATGACGCGCGTCAGGATTTTTTCCATCGGCGCACATGACGACAGAACTCATCGGCGGAGAGCCGATGTCGAGCGACCTCCTCATCATTCACCAAGATGACGGGAACGTCATTGGTATAGCGCTCTTTCAGTTCTGGGTCGTCGTCAATGTTGATGACCTGCAGCTCAATTTCATCGCTGCACGCTGAGCGACGAATCGCTCTCTCAGCCACGTCGCACAAATGGCAGCCGGCGCGCGAATAAATCTTGACCGAAACTCGTTCTGCTTTGCTCATCAATGCAGCATCATACTGCACAGTAGTTGAACACGGCAACTTGACGGTGCTAGCATCTTGGCCGGTTGACACGGATGAGGCGGCACCTAGCACAGAAACACATCGTGTGGTTGTTGATGATTAGTGTTGCCATCGGTGCCATGGTGGCGGCGTTCATCTGGCGCGCGCCGCGGAAGCCGCTGAGTCGGTTTGCGCCCGAGCAAGCGCTCGCTTATGTTGAAATCGAAGACCCCAACCGGCTCGTCCGCGAACTCTCCTCAGCGCAAGGCTGGCAAGCTGTGGCTCGACAGATGGGCTGGCCGTCATCGTGGAACTGGCTGAACGCGCTGGCTGCGGCCTTTTCTGACCACTCGGATTGGCAATGGCTCCTTTCAGCGAGGCTGGCGTTAGTCATCACCGGATTAGAGATTGATAGCACTACGCTAACACCGCATTGGTGCCTGATGATTGAACCGGACGAGCTATCGGGTGAACTTCAACAACGAATTGAGGAGCAAACAAAATCCTTGGCCAACCGCGTGCTGGGTCAATGGACAGAGCGATCTGCTGAGCATGCCGGACGAATCGTGCACAGTTACAACGGTCAGGAACAGGATCGCCGTCTGGTGTGGTGCTCTTTCGACGACCTCGTTTTGGCTGGCAATCATCCTGATTCAATTCGACGCATCCTTGACACATACGACCAGAAGCAGCCATCGCTTGAGCGAAACCCGACCTATCAACGCTTGCGAGCGATTGACCGAGGCGCATCACCGTTGTTCGGTTACGTCAGCACTCACCGAATCGCCACAGCGTCCAAGCAAATTCCTTGGCTTGACCGTAACCAACTGATGCCGGAACGACTCGCCCGCCTGTTTTGGCAAACGTTTTTCTCGGCATTCGACATTTCCCTCTCTTACCGCTTACAGGTACAAGGGGGAACCGTCGTCGAGCGAATCCATGTGTTAAACACGCCAGGCTCGCCACTGGCGTCCATTGTGTCAGACGCGACGGCAGGGACTCAGATTCGCGCCCTCGCCTTGATCCCAGCAGATGCACACAGTCTGATGATCATACGCCCGGCCGATCTTGAACAACGACTCCAGGCACTCGACGATGCGCTGAAGCAGCGGCTGTCAGCTTTCTCACATCTGGCGTTGCGAGAAACGCTCGCGCGGCTGAAACTTTCACTTGGACTTGATAGAGACGACACGATTGCCGACGCTGTTGGCAACGAAATTGCCATTGTGGAGACGGCTCGCGGTGATTTTCTTCTGATCGTGCAAGCTAAGCGGAAAGGAAAACTGGCCGCGTTGGTCGGCAAGTATTTGCAGCGCGACGGCGCCGCCTTGACGACGATTCCCTACCGCGGCGTTGAGATATACCGCTCGTCCATCGAAGGCAGCAAGGCTTGTTGCTTCGTGGACGACCTGCTTGTTATCGGCTCGTTCGATTCGGTGAAGAATGCAATTGACGCTCATCAGAACGAAGGCGACTCAAAATCACTTTCTGCGCTCAAAGCCCTGATCGAACAAGAAGCAGTGGGATCATTTGAGATTTCAGCGCGCCTGGGTCGTGCAACCGAGGCCATGCGGCTGGCCGCGTTGCTACACAACCTGACGGGACGAACAGAAGAATCACATCATCTCATCCCGATGCTACGTTCGTTGCCGCCGACGATCCGAACAACGCGGGCTTGGACAGACGGGGTGCTCATCGAATCCAAATCAGCGTTGGGCGAGTTGGTGTTCATGCTTCTTGCCGAGGCTCTTGCTAACGTGGCGACGCAGGCCGGTTGAAAATGGCATGAACAGCGCCGCTATCAATGCGTGCGCCACTTGCCAACGTGGCGACGCAGGCTGGTTGAAAATGGCCTCACGAGGAACTTTCAGGTTTGGTTGGCGAAGCAGCTTCAATGACGCCCCTGACGACATATTCCCGGCCATCGCGGAAGATTGTAATTTCAATCTCAGTGCCCTCTTTTTGGCTTGCAATGAAGCGATAGAACTGACTGGCCGAGGTGATGGCGACACCATTGACCTTGGTGATGATGTCTTCCCGTCGCAGGCGTGCGCGCGCTGCTGAGCTGCCGATTTTGACCGAGGTGACCAGCACGCCTCCGTCACGAGGCAGGTTGAATCGCTTGCGAATGTAGGGCGTGGTGTCAACCACGCGCACGGCAAACGATCCGCGTGTCACGCGACCTTTTTCGCGCAGTTGGGGCAGGATGTCTTTGAGCGTGTTGATGGGAATCGCGAAGGCCAATCCTGTGCCGATCGTCGCCGCATAGCTGCTGATGCCGATCACTTCACCACGCTCATTGACCAGCGGGCCGCCGGAGTTACCGGGATTGATGGCCGCATCAGTTTGCAAGAAATCGTTGAACAGGCTGCCGGGCAACTGGCGTCCTTTGGCGCTGATGATGCCCAACGTGACCGTATGATCGAAGCCCCACGGACTGCCAATGGCCAATACCCAGTCGCCGATCCGTAACTGATCACTATCACCGAGCTTGACCGTCGGCAGCGGATCACCTTTGACCTCCACTTCCAACAGCGCAATATCAGTTGGCTCATCGGTCCCCCGGACGCTGGCCGGGACAACCTGCCCATCGGGCAACGAGACGGAAATCGGACGCCCGGATTTAATAGCTTCAGCAATGACATGATAATTGGTGACAATCAGGCCGCGCCCATCAATAATGAAGCCGCTGCCTTGCTGCATGCTACCTGGTCCACCAGCAATTTCGATATTGACGACTGCCGGATTGACCTGCTCAACGATGCTGGCAATATCAGCCGGCGGTGTGAATGAAGATTTCCGAGCCGTCTGTGCCCACGCTGATGGGCCAACGGCAACGCTCAACAACGTTCCGAGCAACCACATCAAACAATACTTATTCATCGGTCTCTACAGCTTCTTTTGGGCTTTTGTGGCAGGCGAACGACGCGCTTTTACAACACGCGCCGCAGATGCTCGCTTCGGCTCTGGCTCCGGCTCAAGTGGAGCCGACCGCTGCTCAATGAGCTGAAGGAAGCGATTCATGTCGTATTCCCCTTCAGCCGCCATCTGCTGACGGATGTCATGAAGGATCTCTAAGAATTTCGGTTTCCGATACACGATTACCAAACCTGATCCACAAGAAATTCGGGCGTGATCACTTGCGGTACAAAGAAACCGGCGGCGATGTTAAACATTTTGACGCGCGCTTGCCGGTAGATATTGGCTAAATAACCGAAGTTCCACGTCACAAGAAAATCAACCTGATGAAATGAAGCGAGAGCCATGTGAACCGCATCCGCCATGAATTTGCGCTGAAAGATGCCACGGCTCAAGTACCCTTCCGCGAGGATGCCCACTTCCTCGGTGACAGCGAGTTGTGGGATGTCGCGCACCAGCCGAAGGTAAGAAGAGCGCCGCGGCTCTGGCACACGCTCTAACTCACGGATCACCAGCGGC is part of the Blastocatellia bacterium genome and harbors:
- a CDS encoding alpha/beta hydrolase, which codes for MPYLRVEDGDLYFQCTGQGPPIVFVNDWALSQNYWQPIVQRLSSTYTCVTYDARGFGQSRSFLPAASYTIDHHADDLHRLLVSLRLGLVHLVAHGLGVLASGLSVDRHPQDVQTLSLVAAEAELASDHVLQRRLKYVQALLVLKRMATLPLVRHVVLQRYGLGRLSPAARKMLLRDFSQLDARSAWPMIGSALDEQTFQEAIAGIAEVSVPVLIVAGGQDALAPVDHAQKIFARIQRGRLVTMHACGHFPMLEAPEKFVDVLRHFFEAVGPTASKP
- a CDS encoding DUF4177 domain-containing protein, with amino-acid sequence MVKWQYKTLDWGELRKLGAIVTGKDFIDENVDAGLNKLGEEGWELVNVYVDGYVVHRSQKSIDVVSISRYVKYTFKRPVQDA
- a CDS encoding M28 family peptidase codes for the protein MGWTRKRLANLVWMLLVVTLSGAVGACAGKPAATAQKAESARTNASEFDADRAFAHVQQMVSWGPRPVGSEAHQKTQAYIIEQLRQYKIEVEEDRFIGQTPKGNWPMMNIIGKLKGRTKEVILIGSHYDTKLFTDIRFVGANDGGSSTGAVLEIARVLSQRPEPERPHVWFVFFDGEEAVVEWSPTDSRYGSRHLVERWEKDGTLRQIRALILLDMIGDKDLAIQRDGYSTRSLVDVIWQTARELGYGQHFTSDLGFIDDDHVPFLQKGVPAVDLIDFNYGLLNRYWHTEHDTLDKLSPQSLKIVGDVVIRALPTIEAMPMRTQ
- a CDS encoding glutaredoxin family protein, which produces MSKAERVSVKIYSRAGCHLCDVAERAIRRSACSDEIELQVINIDDDPELKERYTNDVPVILVNDEEVARHRLSADEFCRHVRRWKKS
- a CDS encoding DUF3352 domain-containing protein, encoding MISVAIGAMVAAFIWRAPRKPLSRFAPEQALAYVEIEDPNRLVRELSSAQGWQAVARQMGWPSSWNWLNALAAAFSDHSDWQWLLSARLALVITGLEIDSTTLTPHWCLMIEPDELSGELQQRIEEQTKSLANRVLGQWTERSAEHAGRIVHSYNGQEQDRRLVWCSFDDLVLAGNHPDSIRRILDTYDQKQPSLERNPTYQRLRAIDRGASPLFGYVSTHRIATASKQIPWLDRNQLMPERLARLFWQTFFSAFDISLSYRLQVQGGTVVERIHVLNTPGSPLASIVSDATAGTQIRALALIPADAHSLMIIRPADLEQRLQALDDALKQRLSAFSHLALRETLARLKLSLGLDRDDTIADAVGNEIAIVETARGDFLLIVQAKRKGKLAALVGKYLQRDGAALTTIPYRGVEIYRSSIEGSKACCFVDDLLVIGSFDSVKNAIDAHQNEGDSKSLSALKALIEQEAVGSFEISARLGRATEAMRLAALLHNLTGRTEESHHLIPMLRSLPPTIRTTRAWTDGVLIESKSALGELVFMLLAEALANVATQAG
- a CDS encoding trypsin-like peptidase domain-containing protein, which gives rise to MNKYCLMWLLGTLLSVAVGPSAWAQTARKSSFTPPADIASIVEQVNPAVVNIEIAGGPGSMQQGSGFIIDGRGLIVTNYHVIAEAIKSGRPISVSLPDGQVVPASVRGTDEPTDIALLEVEVKGDPLPTVKLGDSDQLRIGDWVLAIGSPWGFDHTVTLGIISAKGRQLPGSLFNDFLQTDAAINPGNSGGPLVNERGEVIGISSYAATIGTGLAFAIPINTLKDILPQLREKGRVTRGSFAVRVVDTTPYIRKRFNLPRDGGVLVTSVKIGSSAARARLRREDIITKVNGVAITSASQFYRFIASQKEGTEIEITIFRDGREYVVRGVIEAASPTKPESSS
- a CDS encoding type II toxin-antitoxin system VapC family toxin — encoded protein: MKTRIYLETSVIGAYLDNGDPFRRDLTIRWWEHERPRYDAFIAPLVIRELERVPEPRRSSYLRLVRDIPQLAVTEEVGILAEGYLSRGIFQRKFMADAVHMALASFHQVDFLVTWNFGYLANIYRQARVKMFNIAAGFFVPQVITPEFLVDQVW